Proteins encoded by one window of Nomascus leucogenys isolate Asia chromosome 19, Asia_NLE_v1, whole genome shotgun sequence:
- the RPAIN gene encoding RPA-interacting protein isoform X4, whose protein sequence is MAESLRSPRRSLYKLVGSPPWKEAFRQRCLERMRNSRDRLLNRYRQAGSSGPGNAQNSFLVQEVMEEEWNALQSVENCPEDLAQLEELIDMAVLEEIQQELINQGL, encoded by the exons ATGGCGGAGTCGTTGAGGTCTCCGCGCCGCTCCCTGTACAAACTGGTGGGCTCGCCGCCTTGGAAAGAGGCTTTCCGGCAG AGATGCCTGGAGAGAATGAGAAACAGCCGGGACAGGCTCCTAAACAGGTACCGCCAGGCCGGAAGCAGTGGGCCAGGGAATGCTCAGAACAGCTTTCTAGTGCAAGAGGTGATGGAAGAAGAGTGGAATGCTTTGCAGTCAGTGGAGAATTGTCCAGAAGACTTGGCTCAG TTAGAGGAGCTGATAGACATGGCTGTGCTGGAGGAAATTCAACAGGAGCTGATCAACCAAG
- the RPAIN gene encoding RPA-interacting protein isoform X1, whose amino-acid sequence MAESLRSPRRSLYKLVGSPPWKEAFRQRCLERMRNSRDRLLNRYRQAGSSGPGNAQNSFLVQEVMEEEWNALQSVENCPEDLAQLEELIDMAVLEEIQQELINQEQSIISEYEKSLQFDEKCLSIMLAEWEANPLICPVCTKYNLRITGGVVVCQCGLSIPSHSSELTEQKLRACLEGSINEHSAHCPHTPEFSVTGGTEEKSSLLMSCLACDTLTVIL is encoded by the exons ATGGCGGAGTCGTTGAGGTCTCCGCGCCGCTCCCTGTACAAACTGGTGGGCTCGCCGCCTTGGAAAGAGGCTTTCCGGCAG AGATGCCTGGAGAGAATGAGAAACAGCCGGGACAGGCTCCTAAACAGGTACCGCCAGGCCGGAAGCAGTGGGCCAGGGAATGCTCAGAACAGCTTTCTAGTGCAAGAGGTGATGGAAGAAGAGTGGAATGCTTTGCAGTCAGTGGAGAATTGTCCAGAAGACTTGGCTCAG TTAGAGGAGCTGATAGACATGGCTGTGCTGGAGGAAATTCAACAGGAGCTGATCAACCAAG AGCAGTCCATCATCAGCGAGTATGAGAAGAGCTTGCAGTTTGATGAAAAGTGTCTCAGCATCATGCTGGCTGAGTGGGAGGCAAACCCACTCATCTGTCCTGTATGTACAAA GTACAACCTGAGAATCACAGGCGGTGTGGTGGTGTGTCAGTGTGGCCTGTCCATCCCATCTCAT tctTCTGAGTTGACAGAGCAGAAGCTTCGTGCCTGTTTAGAGGGTAGTATAAATGAGCACAGTGCACATTGTCCCCACACACCTGAATTTTCAGTCACTGgaggaacagaagaaaaatcCAGTCTTCTCATGAGCTGTCTG
- the RPAIN gene encoding RPA-interacting protein isoform X2 encodes MPKSLSSWGRSVRQHFPEYPAIHSPSAPGKYNSQGSVRAATGGALRRCLARKGDGGVVEVSAPLPVQTGGLAALERGFPAEMPGENEKQPGQAPKQVPPGRKQWARECSEQLSSARGDGRRVECFAVSGELSRRLGSVRGADRHGCAGGNSTGADQPRYNLRITGGVVVCQCGLSIPSHACDTLTVIL; translated from the exons ATGCCTAAATCTCTTTCCTCGTGGGGCCGGTCGGTAAGACAACACTTCCCAGAATACCCTGCGATCCATTCGCCGTCTGCACCCGGAAAATACAACTCCCAGGGGTCTGTGCGCGCCGCCACGGGAGGGGCCTTGCGGCGTTGTCTCGCGCGAAAAGGAGATGGCGGAGTCGTTGAGGTCTCCGCGCCGCTCCCTGTACAAACTGGTGGGCTCGCCGCCTTGGAAAGAGGCTTTCCGGCAG AGATGCCTGGAGAGAATGAGAAACAGCCGGGACAGGCTCCTAAACAGGTACCGCCAGGCCGGAAGCAGTGGGCCAGGGAATGCTCAGAACAGCTTTCTAGTGCAAGAGGTGATGGAAGAAGAGTGGAATGCTTTGCAGTCAGTGGAGAATTGTCCAGAAGACTTGGCTCAG TTAGAGGAGCTGATAGACATGGCTGTGCTGGAGGAAATTCAACAGGAGCTGATCAACCAAG GTACAACCTGAGAATCACAGGCGGTGTGGTGGTGTGTCAGTGTGGCCTGTCCATCCCATCTCAT
- the RPAIN gene encoding RPA-interacting protein isoform X3 produces the protein MAESLRSPRRSLYKLVGSPPWKEAFRQRCLERMRNSRDRLLNRYRQAGSSGPGNAQNSFLVQEVMEEEWNALQSVENCPEDLAQLEELIDMAVLEEIQQELINQEQSIISEYEKSLQFDEKCLSIMLAEWEANPLICPVCTKYNLRITGGVVVCQCGLSIPSHACDTLTVIL, from the exons ATGGCGGAGTCGTTGAGGTCTCCGCGCCGCTCCCTGTACAAACTGGTGGGCTCGCCGCCTTGGAAAGAGGCTTTCCGGCAG AGATGCCTGGAGAGAATGAGAAACAGCCGGGACAGGCTCCTAAACAGGTACCGCCAGGCCGGAAGCAGTGGGCCAGGGAATGCTCAGAACAGCTTTCTAGTGCAAGAGGTGATGGAAGAAGAGTGGAATGCTTTGCAGTCAGTGGAGAATTGTCCAGAAGACTTGGCTCAG TTAGAGGAGCTGATAGACATGGCTGTGCTGGAGGAAATTCAACAGGAGCTGATCAACCAAG AGCAGTCCATCATCAGCGAGTATGAGAAGAGCTTGCAGTTTGATGAAAAGTGTCTCAGCATCATGCTGGCTGAGTGGGAGGCAAACCCACTCATCTGTCCTGTATGTACAAA GTACAACCTGAGAATCACAGGCGGTGTGGTGGTGTGTCAGTGTGGCCTGTCCATCCCATCTCAT